The Dioscorea cayenensis subsp. rotundata cultivar TDr96_F1 chromosome 19, TDr96_F1_v2_PseudoChromosome.rev07_lg8_w22 25.fasta, whole genome shotgun sequence genome includes a window with the following:
- the LOC120249423 gene encoding uncharacterized protein LOC120249423 produces the protein MAVREEERGKAKRKKTMGKEMDGMWPRIKAKKDLQINHLKGNQLFTVPNFLTAAEAKAFVDAAEAIGFAHQGSQGPAKGEAYRDNDRISVSDPVLAKTIWESGLKSMFDDIELRGKIAVGLNPNIRFYRYKVGQRFGQHIDESVNLGEGHRTQYTLLIYLSGDLCSKTRHGLDKKQDSSTHSLVGGETVFYDERRGIVAEVAPVMGMALLHIHGDRCMLHEARAVIKNVKYVLRSDMVFA, from the exons ATGGCTGTGAGAGAAGAGGAAAGGGGGAAGGCGAAGAGGAAGAAGACGATGGGGAAGGAGATGGACGGAATGTGGCCTCGCATCAAGGCCAAGAAGGATCTCCAGATCAATCACCTCAAGGGCAACCAGCTCTTCACG GTACCGAATTTCCTTACTGCTGCTGAAGCCAAGGCTTTTGTCGATGCTGCAGAAGCCATCGGCTTTGCGCACCAAGGGAGTCAAGGTCCTGCAAAAGGTGAAGCCTACAGGGATAATGATCGCATTTCTGTCAGTGATCCTGTTCTTGCTAAAACTATATGGGAATCAGGCTTGAAAAGTATGTTTGATGATATAGAACTTAGGGGGAAGATAGCTGTTGGTCTGAATCCAAATATTAGATTTTACAG ATATAAAGTAGGACAAAGGTTTGGTCAACATATTGATGAAAGTGTTAACCTTGGAGAAGGGCATAGGACGCAATACACTCTACTAATTTATCTCAGTGGTGATTTATGCTCCAAAACGAGACATGGCTTGGACAAAAAACAGGATTCGTCTACACACTCTCTAGTTGGAGGAGAGACTGTGTTTTATGATGAAAGAAGAGGGATTGTGGCGGAG GTTGCTCCTGTGATGGGAATGGCCCTTCTTCACATTCATGGAGACAGATGTATGCTGCATGAAGCCCGTGCTGTtattaagaatgtgaagtatgtTTTGCGTTCAGATATGGTTTttgcttga